A region of the Polaribacter sp. L3A8 genome:
TTTTTCTAAATTATTACAATACATCATTCAGTATGTACAGCTTGTCCAAGAAAATGCACAGGTTATAGCAAAAATAGATTGTTTACTCTCTTTTTCTGTTTTAGCGATTGATAACAATTATGTGCGTCCGATTATGGATGAAAGCACCGATTTAGAAATTAAAAATGGTCGTCACCCAGTAATTGAAAAACAGTTGCCAATTGATCAAACATATATTGCAAACGATGTGGTGTTGAACAGAACTCAGCAACAAATAATTATGATTACTGGGCCAAATATGTCTGGTAAATCTGCTATTTTAAGACAAACCGCATTGATTGTTTTATTAGCACAAATGGGAAGTTATGTTCCGGCTCAGAATGCAAAAATTGGTATTGTAGATAAAATTTTTACCAGAGTTGGTGCCAGTGATAATATTTCTATGGGCGAATCTACTTTTATGGTAGAAATGAATGAAACGGCATCCATCTTAAATAACGTTTCTGAGCGCAGTTTAATTCTTTTAGATGAAATTGGTAGAGGAACCTCTACTTATGACGGAATATCGATTGCTTGGGCCATATCTGAGTTCTTACACGAGCATCCTACCAAAGCAAAAACATTGTTTGCCACGCATTATCATGAATTGAATGAAATGACTACCACTTTTGAGCGCATTAAAAACTTTAATGTGTCTGTAAAAGAATTAGAAAACACCATTATTTTCTTACGTAAACTGGTTTCTGGAGGTTCTGATCATAGTTTTGGTATTCATGTAGCTAAATTAGCTGGAATGCCAAATATGGTAATTCATAGAGCGAATAAAATATTAGCACAATTAGAAAAAAACAATAAAAATGCCGAAGTTAAAGATGTTTTAAAACAAACTCAAGAGGAAGAAATGCAACTAAGTTTCTTTCAGTTAGATGATCCTTTATTAGAAAATATTAAAGAAGAAATTCTTGCTACAAATATTGATACGTTAACCCCTATTGAAGCCTTAATGAAATTGAACGAGATTAAAAGAATGTTGATTAAAAAGTAATGGTTAACGTGAGTTCGAGCTAATCAATCGCAATATTCGGTAACATATTCGGGATTTTTATAGAAGGTTTTTTAGGTAAAAAAGAATATGCAATTAATCCAGAGATCATATTTGTTATGAAATTATCAAAAGATCTATGTCTAGAATGTTCAATTTGGCAAGTGTTTTTTAGTACATCATTTACTGTTTCGATGATTGCTCTTTTTCTTAGGATAACTTTATCCATATAGTCCATTGCTTTCTTTTTCATGTTTTTTCGAACTTTAGTTATTAAATGAATTCCGTCTACAAAAAGTCTTTCAAATAAATCTTTCCCAATATATCCTTTGTCTCCAAAAATTTTTCCAAATAATTTGTCGTGAAACTTCTTTTGTTTGAGAGGGAATCTGTCATCTACATTGGCTGGAGTGAACATAAAATCAATAATTTCTCCTTTGTCATTGCAGACAATATGTAGTTTAAATCCAAAATACCACCCCATAGTTCCATAGCTTTTTTTGGCAATATCTTTAAATACTTGATGTTGTTTTTCTCTTTTATAGTGACATACTTTTAAAGGAGTAGAATCAATAAAAGAGATACCTGTGCAATCGCCTAAACAATACATTTTCATAAAAACGGCTAAAGGTTGTGTAACCTTTTTTTGAAGTTCTACAAATCTATTATAAGAAACACAATCTGGAAACAGATCTTGTCTGTATTTACAAATATGGTTTAAGTAAAAGTGTTTAAGGTTTCGGTAAGACTTTAGGTGAAATATAACAAGTATGGTCATCACTTCACTATCAGACATTTTGAACTTTCTATTACGTTTTTTAGTTGTTGAACCATCAGAAATGCTGTTTTTATTAAGAATTAAGTTAAATTCTTTCATAAAATCATCTAAAGAACAGAAAATTTCTATAATTTTACTATCAGAAATCATAAGCAGGATATTTATTAATATATTAGAATTCAGTACTTTAATATACTAAATATTCTGCTTTTTTTATAGGTTTAATTAAAATTTCTTACATCGAACTCACGTTGGTTAATAATTTAGAACAAGGTTTTTTCGGCATTGGAATTCAGAATGGAAAAACGCCTGAAAATTTAGGGGTACTTTGGCGTTCTGCCCAAAACATGGGGGCTAGTTTTATTTTTACCATTGGCAATCGCTATGCAAAACAAGCTTGCGATACACACAAAGCTACAGGTGCAATGCCCTATTTTCATTACGAAACTTTCGAAGATTTCTTTAATAATTTACCAAAAGGTGCCATGTTAGTTGGTGTAGAATTAGACGAAAAAGCAGTACAATTAGAAACTTTTAAGCATCCTAGACGTTGTGTTTATTTATTAGGCGCAGAGGATCATGGGTTGTCTAACGCTGCTATTGAAAAATCGCATCATTTGGTAAAGTTTAAATCGGAATTGAGTTTAAACGTTTCTGTTGCGGGAAGCATTATTATGTACGATCGGCAAGCGAAGTTTAATTTTTAAGTGTAGGAGAATGAAGTTGACTTCTATTAAAAATAGAATTTTTGTATATAAAAAGTAGTAAAGTGAAAATGCTTTTACTTTCTTATTATTAATAAAAATAGTAGTTAAACACAAACAATTTAGTTTGCACTTAACTACTATTTTTTATATAAAATTGCGTTTTTATTCTTCTGGTTCTTCTCCGCCCCCTGCATTATATTCATCGCCTTCATCGTCTTCATTATAAGTTTTAGAATCATAAATTACAGACTTCTCCATTTCTTCTGCATAATACATGTCTCCTTTTTTATAAACTTTTAGAACAGTACCTTTATCTAATTGCTTTCTAACACATCTAGCAAAACTAATCCCTGATCCCTGACAAATTATATCACCAGGAGCACCAGAAGCAAATCCATCTTCAAAACCATCACGTTCTGCTACTATTAAACCATTTCCTTTTGTAGAGTTAAAAACCATAATGTTATCCTCTCTTAGCTTATTAATAGCTAAAGAGATACTGTCTACTTCTTCAGGAGTTACATCATCTTGTTGACAATTGTTTAATAAAATAATACAAAAGAATAATGTAGTAATAATTTTTAATTTTTTCATTTTCATTTTCATTTTAATGTTTTAGTGTTTTAGTGTTGAATATTACTATTCAAATTTAACTATAAAAAAAACACTTATCAATCCCTGAAAACAGTGAAATTTGTTCTCACTGAAAATGGTGAGACATCTAACTATTTTCAGTGAAGTTACTTTACATCTATTTATCACTTTTTAGTGATAAATAACTTAACCGTTATAGAACTAAAAACAACAAATAATATTTATTTAAAGTTATAAATAGGTGCTATTAAGCATCGTTAAAAGTGAAAGGAGAACTATGTTTTAAGGAACATATACACTTAAAAATGTTAATTAATATTAAGAGAATATTGATTAAAAAGTAATTATCTTTGTAATATGAATTCAACTCTTTTATTTATTAGCGGTCCAGAAATAATGGTTGTCATGTTAATCGTGGTAATGCTTTTTGGTGCAGATAAGATTCCTGAAATAGCCAGAGGATTAGGAAAAGGAATGCGTCAGGTTAAAGATGCAACCAATGACATTAAAAGGGAAATTAACGAAAGTTCAGAGAAAATAGGGATAGATACCGATATCACAAAAAACATCAACAAAGAAATTACAGATGTAAAAGATAGTATTGATGATATTACAGGACCTATAAAACGTAATATGTAAGCGTTTTACCTTTTTATGAACCTGTTTTTATTAACTAATTATTTTACCCTACTTATTGTTAATCCATCTCTTATAGGCAATAAAACAGTTTCTATTCTATTATCTGCATTAAGCAATCTATTGTATTCTAAAAGTACTTTGGTGTCTTTATCTTTAGGGTCTAATTCTTCTACTACCTTTCCACTCCAAAGTACATTATCAGACAAAATAACACCTCCAGAATTCATTTTATCAATTATTAAGTGAAAATAATTAATGTAGTTAGATTTATCTGCATCAATAAAAATCAAATCAAATTTTTCATCAATAGTGGGTATAATTTCTATGGCATTACCAACATATTGTATTATTTGATTTCTAAAACCAGATTTTTCGAAATATTTATTTTGTAACGTTTCTAATTCTTCGTTTTTATCTAAAGTAAAAATTTTTCCTTCAGATGCTAAACCTTCTGCTAAAGACAATGCAGAATACCCTGTATAAGTACCAATTTCTAAAATGTTTTTAGGTTGAATCAGTTTAGAAATCATAGACAGTACTCGCCCTTGAAAAGCACCACTTAACATTCTAGGGTTTAACACCTTTTGCCAAGTTTCTTTACTTAATTCTTTTAAAATTGTAGGTTCTTGTTGTGAGTGATCTACAACATAATTGTCTATATTTTCTGGTAAAAAATGCATGGTATTGTTTGGTTGAGCGCAGTCTAGACCTTATTAATTGATTAAAGAACAAAACTTTCTACTGCCGCTAGAAAGGACAAAATCAAAGGTACAAAAAAACGGAATCTATATTTCTATAAATCCCGTTTCTATCTAACAAAAAATCAAAAAATGTGATTTTCTAAAAATCACGAAAATATTATTATATCTTAATTTTTTCTAATTCTTTTTTTAAAGCATCCTTTTCTTCTTTGCTTAAACAACGCTTTGTTTCTTTACAACTTTTAGAATGACCTTTGTATATTTTTGTAAGCGCATTATTTTGCTTTGTGTATAATGAGCAAATTCTACACTGTAAAAAATGAATATTCAATTTCACTTTTTCTGCTAAAGTAGCAGCACCGTATTGGCTTTTGTCACAAATAGTTGTGGCTTCGTCGCAAGTAATTTTCAAACTTTTAAACATGTCTTAATTATTAAACCAATTATCTTCCATACATTTTCTGAGCTGTGTTCTTGCTCTATGAATGATAACCCATAGGTTAGACGCTGTAATATCTAATTCCTTACAAATTTCTTCGGTTTCAAACTCTTGTATGGTTTTCATTCTAAAAACCATTGCATACTTTTCTGGTAAAGCATCTATACAAGAATCTAACTGACTTTTTAATTCTTCATTTTCAATTGATTTTTCAGATTGATTATCCCAACTTTGTGGCACTCTTTCTTCTAACCAATTTCCTTCATTCTCACCATCGTCATAAAAATTCATTCGAACTTCAGCTTGTCCTTTTATAGAATTTATTTTTCTATAATGATCTATTATTTTTCTTTTTAAAATTGAAATTAACCAAGTTCTTTCCGTAGATTTTCCTTGAAAATTTTTAGCAGATTTTAAACCCGCAAAAAAGGTGTCTTGAACCAAATCTTTAGCCAAATCACCATTATTTACGCGCACAACAGCATAATTATACATATAATCTGCATAATTATCTATCCATTTGTCGGTATTTAATAAAACTTGCTCTTGTATCATTTTATAATAAAGCCCAAATATAGTGCAATTTTTTATTAAAAATCGCTTTACAATTTCCTCTTATTTTAGTATAAGTAAAACAACTATTTCTTTTAACGCTATTTTAACAAAAAAAAAAATTTGATAGTGAAAGAAAATGAAAGGAGAAACACAATATAAAAAACTTATTTACAGTTCATTAAAATTAAATTGATACTTAATTTAATTCTAGAAAAATAGTGATCTCTGCAAAATATAAACTTGTTACATATTTGTTGCTTTTTCATACATTTACATATACATAAAAAACAAAAAGTATGTCAACAGCAAAGAAAGAATATAAAAAAGTTACTGTAAAATCTCTAGTAGATATGAAGAAGAATGGAGAGAAAATTTCCATGTTAACTGCGTATGACTTTACAATGGCAAAAATTTTAGATGGGGCTGGTATTGATGTTCTTTTAGTAGGAGATTCTGCCTCTAACGTTATGGCGGGTCATGAAACTACATTACCTATTACTTTAGATCAAATGATTTATCATGCTAGTTCTGTAGTTAGAGCAATTAGTCGCTGTTTGGTGGTGGTAGATTTACCTTTTGGTAGTTATCAATCTGATCCAAAAGAAGCGCTACGTTCTGCTATTAGAATTATGAAAGAAAGTGGCGGGCATTCTATAAAATTAGAAGGTGGTAAAGAAATTAAAGAATCTATAAAACGTATTTTAAATGCAGGTATTCCAGTAATGGGGCATTTAGGTTTAACGCCACAATCTATCTATAAATTTGGTACATATACCGTTAGAGCTAAAGAAGAGGAAGAAGCAGATCAATTAATGGAAGATGCTTTAATGTTAGAAAAAATTGGTTGTTTTGCCGTTGTTTTAGAAAAAGTACCTGCAAAATTAGCTAAAAAAGTAGCCGACGCAATCTCTATTCCGGTAATTGGTATTGGAGCCGGAAATGGTGTAGATGGTCAAGTTTTAGTTACCCATGATATGCTTGGAATGACACATGAATTTCATCCTCGTTTTTTACGTAGGTATTTAGATTTATATAAAGACATGACAGGTGCTTTTGAAACTTATATTGATGATGTAAAAAGTGGAGATTTTCCTAATGATAAAGAACAGTATTAGGTAGCTGTTATTAGATAATTAGATTGTTAGATTTGAAGTAAACATTCTAAAATTGGATGAATGAAACTAGCAATTTATTAACAATCTAGTTATTTAAAAATTTATAAAATATGCACAGGTATAAAGATTTAAAATTCTGGCAATTAAGTAGAGCATTTTGCACTGATATCTACATTGTTACTAAGACTTTTCCTTCTGATGAAAAGTTTGGATTAATTTCTCAACTAAGAAGAGCAGTAGTCTCTATACCTTCTAATATCGCTGAAGGAACAGCTAAAAGTTCAAATAAAGATTTTAAACGCTTTCTAAGAATTTCTTTAGGATCTTGTTATGAAATAGAAACACAACTTTTAATTTCCTTTGATTTAGGTTTTATAGATAAAAAAGAACTTGAGAATCTTAATAACACTCTTCAACAAGTTATTAAAATGATGTCTAAGTTTAATTCTTCTCTAAAAATCTAAAATTCCAATAATCTAAAAATCTAAAATGAAAATATTACATCTAGACGCTAACCACGCGCTTTTAATAAATCAATTAAATGATTTAGGATATCAAAACGATGAAGATTACACGTCTTCTAAAGAAGAAATTGAAGCTAAAATTCATTTATACGATGGATTTATCATTAGAAGTCGTTTTTCTATTGATAAAGCTTTTTTAGACAAAGCCACAAACCTAAAATTTATTGGACGTGTTGGTGCAGGTTTAGAGAATATAGATTGTACGTATGCAGAAAGCAAAGACGTTACATTAATTGCTGCTCCAGAAGGAAATAGAAACGCCGTTGGAGAACATGCCTTAGGTATGTTATTATCATTATTTAACAAGCTTAATAAAGCTGATAAAGAAGTTAGAAACGGAAAATGGTTGCGCGAAGAAAACCGCGGAATTGAGCTAGACGGAAGAACGGTTGGGTTAATTGGCTATGGAAACATGGGGAAATCATTTGCTAAAAAACTACGTGGTTTTAATGTGGAAGTTTTGTGTTATGATATAAAACCAAATGTTGGTGATGCAAATTGCAAACAAGTTTCATTAAAAGAATTACAAGAAAAAGCAGCCATTTTAAGTTTACACACACCGCAAACTGAACTGACAAAAAACATGATAAACACTGATTTTATCAATGGGTTTAAAAAGAATTTTTGGTTGATAAATACGGCTCGTGGAAAATCTGTTGTAACAAAAGATTTAGTTTCTGCTTTAAAATCAGGTAAAATATTAGGCGCAGGTTTAGATGTTTTAGAGTATGAAAAAACTTCTTTCGAAAACCTTTTTTCTGATGATAAAATGCCGGAAGCTTTTCAATATTTAATAAATTCAGAACAAGTGCTTCTATCTCCACATGTGGCAGGTTGGACAATTGAAAGCAAAGAACGATTAGCACAAACAATTGTAGATAAAATTAAAGCAAAATTCTACTAGTTTCTAATCTTTATAAAAACTTAAAGAAATGAAAAATAGAGTAACAGGCATTGGTGGTGTATTTTTTAAAACTGAAGATGCTAAAACAACAAAAGAATGGTATAAAAATCATTTAGGTTTTAACACCGACGATTGGGGTTGTACTTTTTGGTGGAAAGACAAAGATGGTAATAAATGTTCTACACAATGGAGTCCGTTTCCTAAAGACACCAATCATTTTAAACCTTCTAAAAAAGACTTTATGTTTAATTACAGAGTTGAAAATTTAGCTGAATTATTGGTAGAATTAAAAAAAGAAGGCGTTACCATTTTAGGTGAAATAGAAGAATATGACTACGGTAAATTTGGTTGGATATTAGATAACGAAGGAAACAAAATTGAACTTTGGGAACCTATAGACAAAGCCTTTCTTTAATATTAAACTTAATCTAAAATTATGTCAGAAAAAAATAAAAATACCGAAGAAAAAATACAAGATACAGTAAACTCTATTGCCAAAGAAAGCATAGAAAATACCAACCAAAAAACTAGTGAACTTGCTGATGTAGCAAAAAATAAAACAGCTGAATTTGTTGAGGATGCTAAAGAAGTTCTAGAAAGTGCTAAGGAAAAAGTAAGTGATTTTTTATCTGATGAAAATATAGAAAAAGTAAAACATAACGCAGAAAAATATACAGAAGTTGCCAAAGAAAAAGCAGCTAAGTTTGCAGAAGATAATAAAGAAACCTTTGAAGAAATTAAAGAGAATGCATCTGAAATAGTAGGACAAGCTGCAGAACATTTAGCTGATTTTACAGAAGATGCAAAAGAAGAAATAAAGGAGATTAAAGAAAAGTCTAAAAGCTTTTTACAACGTCTGTTTAAAAAGTAAAAAAGAAAAATAATTATGCGTTTTTTATCTAACTACCCTACAGAAATTTTAATCTTACTCTTTTTAATTATTACTTATTTAATATCCGCCATCGAAAAAATAGTAGATTGGAAAGGAAGTGTACTGTATATAAAAGATCATTTTAAAAACTCTCCTTTAAAAAATGGGGTGCCATTTTTATTAGCCATTCTTTTAGTTGTAGAAATTATTGCTGTGGTATTAATGATTATTGGAGTGTATCAAATTTATACTTTAGAAATAAAAGAAATTGCTTTACTAGGAATAGAGCTTTCTGCGATTAGTATAATTTTTATGCTTATCGGACAGCGTTTGGCAAAAGATTATCCAGGAGCGATGTCTTTAGGTGTCTATTTTATCATCACACTTTGTGGTGCATATTTATTAAATAGTTAAAATTGATAGTTTTTTATTAATTCAATAAATAATACCTATAAAAAACCCTTTTAAAACAAGCCTTTTAAGAGGTTTTTAAATTTTACTAAAGGATAATACTATTCTATACGTAAAAACAAAATATAGATAGTTAAAAATCGTTTTTAGCTCTTTTTTAGTACATATATAAAAAAAGAATACTCAGAGGTAGCTCTACCCCTTAAGTTTGAAACAAATACTCTATGAAAAGCTTTAAAAAATTCATTTTACCTGTTTTGTGTTTTTCACTTAAAAGTGATACATAATAAGAAACAAACTTTATTGGTAAAATTTTTTATACAATCCTATTGTCTTCAAAAAATATTTTGCGAATAGAACTTTGAGAAAAAGACAAAAGATATCTTGGTACATCAAAATAAGCCTAGTACTCTTTATCATATTTTGCACCATCACTTTTGATATTCGACACCACAATGATTAATCTTCCATTATCAGAAAGTAATTCTTGTAGTTTTAAAATATAATCAGATAAATTTTCCAGATGCTCTAAAACGTGTCAAAGTATAATTACATTAAATTTTCTATTTTTAGTAACTCTTCTTTTAAAAGAACACCTGTCCTCTCCCCTATATCTAAAATACTTTTCTATTTAATTTTAAAATAATTAATTAAACTTAGCGTTCTATTTAGGTTTCTATTTTTTACAGATTGATATACTTTATCTATAAATGATTTTTTACGATTTGTAAACGAAATATAATTTTCACTTTTATAGTAGTTTTATAAATCTACAAGAACAAGTAAAGTTACCAACATATCATATTCTGCATTAAACATTACCTCGTACGTTTCATCGGATACAGTAAAATATTTGCAATTAAAAAAAGGTACTAATTTTTTGTGAAGTACTCTTTTTTTAGCCATATTTTTTACTTTTTTATAAAGTGTTCCACGAGGAACATCAACAACTTTTTCTTAATTATATCTTCCATGTACACTAACAGAACAGAAATATAGCTAGAGGAAACACCACTAATTCTACTTACTTGTGATATTGATAAAAATTAAATGTTACTTAACTTTTCTCTAACTTCAAAAGAAAGTGACTTTACTTTTTGATAATTAAACAATCAACTAAAACACCTATCTACATTTCATACTTTGTTAAAACAAAAAATTCTTTTCTTTGGGTTTATAAAGTAGCATTACCATCAACCATTAATCTTTTAAAAACTGTTTCTTCATAACCTAAAGTAAAAGTAATCTTACTGATTTTAATTATTACTTACTTAATATCCGCAGTAGAAAAAATAGTAAACAAGAAAGAAAATGTACTTTTAAAACTTAACTTAAAAAAAACCTTGTCCTGTTATATTAGCCATTATTTTAGTTGTAGAAATTATTGCAGTGGTATTAATGATCGTTGAAGTATATTAAATTTATACTTCAGAGACAAAAAAATGCTTTACTTAGAATAGAGCTTACTGAGATCTGTATAAATTTTTATGCTTATTGGCCAGCTTTTAGCAAAAGAGTATAAAAGAGCCATGTCTTTAGGTATGTAATTTGTAACTACACTTTTCGATATTTATTAACTAAATAGTTAGAATTTATAGTTTTTTATTAATTCGATAAACAATACTTATAAAAAAACCTCTTAAAACAAGCGTCTTAAGAGGTTTTTAATATTCTATAAACAACTAATACTCTTTAACTATTAAACGTTAAGTACAGTTAGTTAAAATCGTTTTTAATTCTTTTTAAGCACGTATATTAAAGAAGAATATTCAGAAGTAGTTCTAGCCCTTAAGTTTGAAACAAATCCTCTATGAAAAGCCTTAAGAATGTTCATTTTACCAGTTTTATATTTTTCACTTAAAAGCGATACATAATAAGAATCAAATTTCATTGGTAAAGTTTGCTCTACAATGATATTGTCTTCAGAAAATATTTTACGAATAGAATTTTGAGAGAAATGCCAAAGATGTCTTGGTACATCAAAAGCAGCCCAGTATTCCTTATAATATTTAGCATCATCACTTTTATGATTTGGTACCGCAATGATTAATCTTCCATTATCAGAAAGTAATTCTTTAAGTTTCAAAATATAATCAGATAAATGTTCTACATGTTCTAAAACGTGCCAAAGTGTAATTACATCAAACTTTTCATTTACAACTTTTAGTAACTCTTCTTTTAAAATCACCCCTTTTTCT
Encoded here:
- a CDS encoding IS982 family transposase is translated as MISDSKIIEIFCSLDDFMKEFNLILNKNSISDGSTTKKRNRKFKMSDSEVMTILVIFHLKSYRNLKHFYLNHICKYRQDLFPDCVSYNRFVELQKKVTQPLAVFMKMYCLGDCTGISFIDSTPLKVCHYKREKQHQVFKDIAKKSYGTMGWYFGFKLHIVCNDKGEIIDFMFTPANVDDRFPLKQKKFHDKLFGKIFGDKGYIGKDLFERLFVDGIHLITKVRKNMKKKAMDYMDKVILRKRAIIETVNDVLKNTCQIEHSRHRSFDNFITNMISGLIAYSFLPKKPSIKIPNMLPNIAID
- a CDS encoding RNA methyltransferase; this encodes MVNNLEQGFFGIGIQNGKTPENLGVLWRSAQNMGASFIFTIGNRYAKQACDTHKATGAMPYFHYETFEDFFNNLPKGAMLVGVELDEKAVQLETFKHPRRCVYLLGAEDHGLSNAAIEKSHHLVKFKSELSLNVSVAGSIIMYDRQAKFNF
- a CDS encoding Sec-independent protein translocase subunit TatA/TatB: MNSTLLFISGPEIMVVMLIVVMLFGADKIPEIARGLGKGMRQVKDATNDIKREINESSEKIGIDTDITKNINKEITDVKDSIDDITGPIKRNM
- a CDS encoding O-methyltransferase; this translates as MHFLPENIDNYVVDHSQQEPTILKELSKETWQKVLNPRMLSGAFQGRVLSMISKLIQPKNILEIGTYTGYSALSLAEGLASEGKIFTLDKNEELETLQNKYFEKSGFRNQIIQYVGNAIEIIPTIDEKFDLIFIDADKSNYINYFHLIIDKMNSGGVILSDNVLWSGKVVEELDPKDKDTKVLLEYNRLLNADNRIETVLLPIRDGLTISRVK
- a CDS encoding sigma-70 family RNA polymerase sigma factor → MIQEQVLLNTDKWIDNYADYMYNYAVVRVNNGDLAKDLVQDTFFAGLKSAKNFQGKSTERTWLISILKRKIIDHYRKINSIKGQAEVRMNFYDDGENEGNWLEERVPQSWDNQSEKSIENEELKSQLDSCIDALPEKYAMVFRMKTIQEFETEEICKELDITASNLWVIIHRARTQLRKCMEDNWFNN
- the panB gene encoding 3-methyl-2-oxobutanoate hydroxymethyltransferase, yielding MSTAKKEYKKVTVKSLVDMKKNGEKISMLTAYDFTMAKILDGAGIDVLLVGDSASNVMAGHETTLPITLDQMIYHASSVVRAISRCLVVVDLPFGSYQSDPKEALRSAIRIMKESGGHSIKLEGGKEIKESIKRILNAGIPVMGHLGLTPQSIYKFGTYTVRAKEEEEADQLMEDALMLEKIGCFAVVLEKVPAKLAKKVADAISIPVIGIGAGNGVDGQVLVTHDMLGMTHEFHPRFLRRYLDLYKDMTGAFETYIDDVKSGDFPNDKEQY
- a CDS encoding four helix bundle protein encodes the protein MHRYKDLKFWQLSRAFCTDIYIVTKTFPSDEKFGLISQLRRAVVSIPSNIAEGTAKSSNKDFKRFLRISLGSCYEIETQLLISFDLGFIDKKELENLNNTLQQVIKMMSKFNSSLKI
- a CDS encoding 2-hydroxyacid dehydrogenase, with the protein product MKILHLDANHALLINQLNDLGYQNDEDYTSSKEEIEAKIHLYDGFIIRSRFSIDKAFLDKATNLKFIGRVGAGLENIDCTYAESKDVTLIAAPEGNRNAVGEHALGMLLSLFNKLNKADKEVRNGKWLREENRGIELDGRTVGLIGYGNMGKSFAKKLRGFNVEVLCYDIKPNVGDANCKQVSLKELQEKAAILSLHTPQTELTKNMINTDFINGFKKNFWLINTARGKSVVTKDLVSALKSGKILGAGLDVLEYEKTSFENLFSDDKMPEAFQYLINSEQVLLSPHVAGWTIESKERLAQTIVDKIKAKFY
- a CDS encoding VOC family protein; the protein is MKNRVTGIGGVFFKTEDAKTTKEWYKNHLGFNTDDWGCTFWWKDKDGNKCSTQWSPFPKDTNHFKPSKKDFMFNYRVENLAELLVELKKEGVTILGEIEEYDYGKFGWILDNEGNKIELWEPIDKAFL
- a CDS encoding DoxX family protein, with the protein product MRFLSNYPTEILILLFLIITYLISAIEKIVDWKGSVLYIKDHFKNSPLKNGVPFLLAILLVVEIIAVVLMIIGVYQIYTLEIKEIALLGIELSAISIIFMLIGQRLAKDYPGAMSLGVYFIITLCGAYLLNS
- a CDS encoding class I SAM-dependent methyltransferase encodes the protein MGEKRGLHKRLVPFLNCKDFTVSDETYEVMFNKEYDMLVTSPVPIDLENYYKSENYISHTDSKKSFMDKVYQSVKNITLKRKLDLINSFKTESKSILDVGAGTGDFLKICAANNWTVSGVEPSADARNIAKEKGVILKEELLKVVNEKFDVITLWHVLEHVEHLSDYILKLKELLSDNGRLIIAVPNHKSDDAKYYKEYWAAFDVPRHLWHFSQNSIRKIFSEDNIIVEQTLPMKFDSYYVSLLSEKYKTGKMNILKAFHRGFVSNLRARTTSEYSSLIYVLKKN